One Cellulomonas sp. Y8 DNA segment encodes these proteins:
- the gyrB gene encoding DNA topoisomerase (ATP-hydrolyzing) subunit B, giving the protein MNGTPAYDASAITVLEGLEAVRKRPGMYIGSTGERGLHHLVYEVVDNSVDEALAGYCDHIEVTLLADGGVRVVDNGRGIPVAIHPTEGRPTVEVVMTILHAGGKFGGGGYAVSGGLHGVGISVVNALSTKVQTVVKRDGFTWEQDFADGGKPNGELRQGEATEETGTSQTFWADPSIFETVEFDFETLRSRFQQMAFLNKGLQISLTDERPQHGDTEDEVAGDDTSATDAPAARTVTYKYDGGLVDYVKHLNSAKKVDLVHPEVIDFEAEDTERKISVEVAMQWTSAYSESVHTYANTISTTEGGTHEEGFRAAMTSLVNRYARDKGILKEKDDNLTGDDIREGLTAVVSIKLGEPQFEGQTKTKLGNTEAKTFVQRVVNEQFGDWLDSHPNEAKDVIRKAIQASQARLAARKAREATRRKGLLESNSMPGKLKDCQSNNPAECEIFIVEGDSAGGSAVRGRNPQTQAILPLRGKILNVERARLDRALGNAEVQALITAFGTGIGEDFDLSKLRYHKIVLMADADVDGQHIRTLLLTLLYRYMPELILKGHVYMAQPPLFRIKWSNAPHDYVYSDRERDAVLADGQANGKRIPKDNGIQRYKGLGEMDYSELWETTMAPEHRTLLQVTLDEAAAADEIFSVLMGEDVESRRSFIQRNARDVRFLDI; this is encoded by the coding sequence GTGAACGGGACTCCCGCCTACGACGCGTCCGCGATCACCGTCCTCGAGGGCCTCGAGGCCGTCCGCAAGCGTCCCGGCATGTACATCGGCTCCACCGGCGAGCGCGGCCTGCACCACCTCGTGTACGAGGTCGTCGACAACTCCGTCGACGAGGCCCTCGCCGGCTACTGCGACCACATCGAGGTCACGCTGCTCGCCGACGGCGGCGTCCGCGTCGTCGACAACGGCCGCGGCATCCCCGTCGCGATCCACCCCACCGAGGGCCGGCCGACGGTCGAGGTCGTCATGACGATCCTGCACGCGGGCGGCAAGTTCGGCGGTGGCGGGTACGCCGTGTCGGGCGGCCTGCACGGCGTCGGCATCTCCGTGGTGAACGCGCTCTCCACCAAGGTGCAGACCGTCGTCAAGCGCGACGGGTTCACCTGGGAGCAGGACTTCGCGGACGGCGGCAAGCCGAACGGCGAGCTCCGCCAGGGCGAGGCCACCGAGGAGACCGGCACCTCGCAGACCTTCTGGGCCGACCCCAGCATCTTCGAGACCGTCGAGTTCGACTTCGAGACGCTGCGCTCCCGGTTCCAGCAGATGGCGTTCCTCAACAAGGGCCTGCAGATCTCGCTGACCGACGAGCGCCCGCAGCACGGCGACACCGAGGACGAGGTCGCCGGCGACGACACCTCCGCCACGGACGCCCCCGCGGCCCGCACCGTCACCTACAAGTACGACGGCGGCCTCGTCGACTACGTGAAGCACCTGAACTCGGCCAAGAAGGTCGACCTCGTGCACCCCGAGGTCATCGACTTCGAGGCCGAGGACACCGAGCGCAAGATCTCGGTCGAGGTCGCGATGCAGTGGACCAGCGCCTACTCGGAGTCGGTGCACACCTACGCGAACACCATCTCCACCACCGAGGGCGGCACGCACGAGGAGGGCTTCCGTGCGGCGATGACCTCCCTGGTCAACCGCTACGCGCGCGACAAGGGCATCCTCAAGGAGAAGGACGACAACCTCACCGGCGACGACATCCGCGAGGGCCTGACCGCGGTCGTGTCGATCAAGCTCGGCGAGCCGCAGTTCGAGGGCCAGACCAAGACCAAGCTGGGCAACACCGAGGCCAAGACCTTCGTGCAGCGCGTGGTCAACGAGCAGTTCGGCGACTGGCTCGACTCGCACCCGAACGAGGCCAAGGACGTCATCCGCAAGGCCATCCAGGCGTCCCAGGCGCGCCTCGCGGCCCGCAAGGCGCGGGAGGCCACCCGCCGCAAGGGCCTGCTCGAGTCCAACTCGATGCCCGGGAAGCTGAAGGACTGCCAGTCCAACAACCCCGCCGAGTGCGAGATCTTCATCGTCGAGGGCGACTCCGCCGGCGGTTCGGCCGTCCGCGGCCGCAACCCGCAGACCCAGGCGATCCTCCCGCTGCGCGGCAAGATCCTCAACGTCGAGCGGGCGCGCCTCGACCGTGCGCTCGGCAACGCCGAGGTCCAGGCGCTGATCACGGCGTTCGGCACCGGCATCGGCGAGGACTTCGACCTGTCCAAGCTGCGGTACCACAAGATCGTGCTCATGGCCGACGCCGACGTCGACGGCCAGCACATCCGGACGCTGCTGCTCACGCTGCTCTACCGGTACATGCCGGAGCTGATCCTCAAGGGCCACGTCTACATGGCGCAGCCCCCGCTGTTCCGCATCAAGTGGTCGAACGCGCCGCACGACTACGTGTACTCGGACCGCGAGCGGGACGCCGTGCTCGCCGACGGCCAGGCCAACGGCAAGCGGATCCCGAAGGACAACGGCATCCAGCGGTACAAGGGTCTGGGCGAGATGGACTACTCGGAGCTGTGGGAGACCACCATGGCGCCGGAGCACCGCACGCTGCTGCAGGTCACGCTCGACGAGGCGGCCGCGGCGGACGAGATCTTCTCGGTGCTCATGGGCGAGGACGTCGAGTCCCGCCGCTCGTTCATCCAGCGCAACGCGCGCGACGTCCGGTTCCTGGACATCTGA
- a CDS encoding cell division protein CrgA, which produces MPKSRTRQKSHYTAPTERSSGPTVNPPWFVPVLGGLLLVGLAWIVVTYLTNFDFPIPGIGSWNLAIGFAFALVGLGMATRWK; this is translated from the coding sequence GTGCCCAAGTCCAGGACGCGGCAGAAGTCGCACTACACCGCGCCCACCGAGCGCTCGTCCGGTCCCACGGTCAACCCGCCGTGGTTCGTGCCCGTGCTCGGCGGCCTGCTCCTCGTCGGCCTGGCGTGGATCGTCGTCACCTACCTGACGAACTTCGACTTCCCGATCCCCGGGATCGGGTCGTGGAACCTCGCGATCGGCTTCGCGTTCGCGCTGGTGGGCCTCGGGATGGCCACCCGCTGGAAGTGA
- a CDS encoding peptidylprolyl isomerase, producing the protein MHATLHTNRGDIRLELFENHAPKTVENFRGLATGEKEWTDPATGEPRTGSPLYDGVIFHRVIDGFMIQGGDPLGRGTGGPGYTFDDEIHPELRFSEPYLLAMANAGLRRDPITGQVGGTNGSQFFITVTETPHLNGKHTIFGKVVDAESRAVVDAIATTRTRPGDRPVEDVVIESVSFES; encoded by the coding sequence ATGCACGCGACCCTGCACACGAACCGTGGCGACATCCGCCTGGAGCTCTTCGAGAACCACGCCCCGAAGACCGTGGAGAACTTCCGCGGCCTCGCGACCGGTGAGAAGGAGTGGACCGACCCGGCGACGGGCGAGCCGCGCACCGGCTCCCCGCTGTACGACGGCGTCATCTTCCACCGCGTCATCGACGGCTTCATGATCCAGGGCGGCGACCCGCTCGGGCGCGGGACCGGCGGCCCGGGGTACACCTTCGACGACGAGATCCACCCCGAGCTGCGGTTCTCCGAGCCGTACCTGCTCGCGATGGCCAACGCCGGCCTCCGACGCGACCCGATCACGGGCCAGGTGGGCGGCACGAACGGCTCGCAGTTCTTCATCACCGTGACCGAGACGCCGCACCTCAACGGCAAGCACACGATCTTCGGCAAGGTCGTCGACGCGGAGAGCCGCGCCGTCGTGGACGCGATCGCCACCACCCGCACCCGCCCGGGCGACCGCCCGGTCGAGGACGTGGTGATCGAGTCGGTCTCGTTCGAGTCCTGA
- a CDS encoding rhomboid family intramembrane serine protease yields MRDAQRQQRPARTAFGGRITGGRPVVTLTLIGLCVVSYVLQLTSDTWTRDLAFAPFIGEAEPWRFLTAAFLHSTGNIAHIAFNMIALWSVGPFLEASLGRWRFLALYLLSAVGGSVMVLLLASPVELSWVTGVVGASGAVFGLFGAVLVVLRRVGRSAGGIVAVIAINAVLGFVLPGVAWQAHLGGLIVGAALGAAFAYAPRERRTLVAAGSCAAVAVLLVGAAVVTYAGV; encoded by the coding sequence GTGCGCGACGCCCAGCGCCAGCAGCGGCCGGCGCGGACCGCGTTCGGCGGTCGCATCACCGGGGGGCGCCCCGTCGTCACGCTCACGCTGATCGGGCTGTGCGTCGTGAGCTACGTGCTCCAGCTCACGAGCGACACCTGGACCCGGGACCTCGCGTTCGCGCCGTTCATCGGCGAGGCCGAGCCGTGGCGGTTCCTCACGGCCGCGTTCCTGCACTCGACCGGCAACATCGCGCACATCGCGTTCAACATGATCGCGCTGTGGTCGGTCGGACCCTTCCTCGAGGCCTCGCTGGGCCGGTGGCGCTTCCTCGCGCTGTACCTGCTGAGCGCCGTCGGCGGCTCGGTGATGGTGCTGCTGCTGGCGTCGCCGGTCGAGCTGTCCTGGGTGACCGGCGTCGTCGGCGCCTCGGGAGCCGTGTTCGGCCTCTTCGGTGCGGTCCTGGTCGTCCTGCGCCGCGTGGGGCGCTCGGCGGGCGGCATCGTCGCCGTCATCGCCATCAACGCCGTCCTCGGCTTCGTCCTGCCGGGCGTGGCCTGGCAGGCGCACCTCGGCGGCCTGATCGTGGGCGCCGCGCTCGGCGCGGCCTTCGCCTACGCCCCGCGGGAGCGGCGGACGCTCGTCGCGGCCGGGTCGTGCGCGGCGGTCGCCGTCCTGCTGGTCGGCGCCGCCGTCGTGACCTACGCGGGGGTCTGA
- the gnd gene encoding phosphogluconate dehydrogenase (NAD(+)-dependent, decarboxylating) encodes MRIGLVGLGRMGANMRDRMRNAGIEVTGYDRNPEVSDVASLAELVEALPAGERVVWVMVPAGAVTHSVIEELGGLLAEGDLVIDGGNSYFGDDKGHAEQLGAKGVHFVDVGVSGGVWGLANGYGLMVGGDAAQVERVMPVFDALRPEGPREEGFVHAGAVGAGHYAKMVHNGIEYGLMQAYAEGYELLAAKDIVTDVAGTMKAWQRGTVVRSWLLELLVKALEEDQQFEAIDDWVADSGEGRWTVDEAIEAAVPLPVITAALFARFQSRQEQSPAMKAVAALRQQFGGHAVKAAGAPISGDAPSGVRSEG; translated from the coding sequence ATGCGGATCGGCCTGGTGGGTCTGGGCAGGATGGGCGCGAACATGCGCGACCGGATGCGGAACGCGGGGATCGAGGTCACCGGCTACGACCGGAACCCCGAGGTCTCCGACGTCGCGTCGCTGGCCGAGCTCGTCGAGGCGCTGCCCGCCGGTGAGCGCGTCGTGTGGGTCATGGTGCCCGCGGGCGCCGTCACGCACTCCGTGATCGAGGAGCTCGGCGGCCTGCTGGCCGAGGGCGACCTGGTCATCGACGGCGGCAACTCGTACTTCGGCGACGACAAGGGCCACGCCGAGCAGCTGGGCGCGAAGGGCGTCCACTTCGTCGACGTCGGCGTCTCCGGCGGCGTCTGGGGCCTGGCCAACGGCTACGGCCTCATGGTCGGCGGCGACGCCGCGCAGGTCGAGCGGGTCATGCCGGTCTTCGACGCGCTGCGCCCCGAGGGCCCCCGCGAGGAGGGCTTCGTGCACGCGGGCGCCGTCGGTGCGGGGCACTACGCCAAGATGGTGCACAACGGCATCGAGTACGGCCTCATGCAGGCGTACGCCGAGGGCTACGAGCTGCTCGCCGCCAAGGACATCGTCACCGACGTCGCCGGCACCATGAAGGCCTGGCAGCGCGGCACCGTCGTCCGCTCCTGGCTGCTCGAGCTGCTGGTGAAGGCGCTCGAGGAGGACCAGCAGTTCGAGGCGATCGACGACTGGGTCGCCGACTCGGGCGAGGGCCGCTGGACCGTGGACGAGGCGATCGAGGCCGCCGTCCCGCTGCCCGTCATCACGGCCGCGCTGTTCGCCCGGTTCCAGTCCCGCCAGGAGCAGTCCCCCGCGATGAAGGCGGTCGCGGCGCTGCGCCAGCAGTTCGGCGGCCACGCGGTGAAGGCCGCGGGCGCCCCCATCTCCGGCGACGCCCCGTCCGGCGTGCGCTCGGAGGGCTGA
- a CDS encoding DUF3566 domain-containing protein, whose product MTDTPPSIPPRKGDAGDKPTGRTATEQAERATAPAAKKAPTAASPAAKGPATKATPAAAQGGSARPSAAAATTTTQEPVRPAAAGGSSTSGAAAGAAGAAAGASAPKPGAGKATPTAARPSGTSALGGSGPRRVRLAVSRVDPWSVMKLSFLMSVAIGIMIVVATAVVWITLDSLHVFATINDLVTEILADSNIDLMQYVEFDRVLSIATLVAVVDIFLITALATIGAFLYNITAALVGGVHVTMTDE is encoded by the coding sequence GTGACCGACACGCCTCCGTCGATCCCGCCCCGCAAGGGCGACGCCGGCGACAAGCCGACCGGCCGCACCGCCACCGAGCAGGCCGAGCGCGCCACCGCGCCGGCCGCGAAGAAGGCGCCGACGGCGGCCTCCCCCGCCGCCAAGGGCCCGGCGACCAAGGCCACGCCGGCCGCCGCCCAGGGCGGCTCCGCGCGCCCGTCCGCCGCCGCGGCGACGACCACCACGCAGGAGCCGGTCCGGCCGGCCGCCGCGGGCGGGTCGTCGACCTCCGGTGCGGCGGCGGGTGCCGCGGGTGCCGCTGCGGGTGCCTCTGCGCCCAAGCCCGGGGCCGGCAAGGCCACTCCCACCGCGGCGCGGCCCTCCGGGACCTCCGCGCTCGGCGGCTCCGGCCCGCGCCGGGTGCGGCTCGCGGTCTCGCGCGTCGACCCGTGGTCGGTCATGAAGCTGTCGTTCCTCATGTCCGTCGCGATCGGCATCATGATCGTCGTCGCGACCGCCGTCGTGTGGATCACGCTCGACTCGCTGCACGTCTTCGCGACGATCAACGACCTCGTCACCGAGATCCTCGCCGACTCGAACATCGACCTCATGCAGTACGTCGAGTTCGACCGCGTGCTCTCGATCGCCACGCTGGTCGCGGTCGTGGACATCTTCCTCATCACGGCGCTCGCCACCATCGGCGCGTTCCTGTACAACATCACCGCCGCGCTGGTCGGTGGCGTGCACGTCACCATGACGGACGAGTGA
- a CDS encoding DUF721 domain-containing protein: MTSPGGAEAADRGPATAPDADDAPTFDPAVPVSEQLEVTPAAQMARLSLARFRSVARSKGYRPGQAPRARSPLSPAELGGAGVHPRDPLTVSATMASLFRDRGWVQEVSVGGVVGRWREVVGDQIADHCTPETFTEGVLVVRTDSSAWAQQLKMLAPQLVRRMAEDVGEGVVKDVRVLGPQGPGFGKGRRSVKGRGPRDTWG, from the coding sequence GTGACCTCCCCCGGGGGTGCGGAGGCCGCCGACCGCGGCCCCGCGACGGCCCCGGACGCGGACGACGCCCCGACGTTCGACCCCGCCGTCCCGGTCTCCGAGCAGCTCGAGGTCACGCCGGCCGCCCAGATGGCCCGGCTCTCGCTGGCCCGGTTCCGCTCGGTGGCCCGGTCGAAGGGCTACCGCCCGGGCCAGGCACCCCGCGCGCGGTCGCCGCTCTCCCCCGCGGAGCTCGGCGGCGCCGGCGTGCACCCGCGCGACCCGCTGACCGTGTCCGCGACGATGGCTTCGCTGTTCCGGGACCGCGGCTGGGTGCAGGAGGTGTCGGTCGGCGGGGTCGTCGGCCGGTGGCGCGAGGTCGTCGGCGACCAGATCGCCGACCACTGCACGCCGGAGACCTTCACCGAGGGGGTGCTGGTGGTCCGGACCGACTCCTCGGCGTGGGCGCAGCAGCTCAAGATGCTGGCGCCGCAGCTCGTCCGGCGGATGGCCGAGGACGTGGGCGAGGGCGTCGTGAAGGACGTGCGGGTGCTCGGCCCGCAGGGGCCGGGGTTCGGCAAGGGCCGTCGCTCCGTGAAGGGCCGCGGGCCCCGGGACACCTGGGGCTGA
- the gyrA gene encoding DNA gyrase subunit A: protein MTELTGDNIEHGRIDQVDLQLEMQRSYLDYAMAVIVGRALPDVRDGLKPVHRRVLYAMYDGGYRPDRQFSKCSRVVGDVMGKYHPHGDTAIYDALVRLVQDWSLRYPLVAGQGNFGSPGDDPAAAPRYTECKMAPLAMEMVRDIDEDTVDFQDNYDGRTQEPSILPSRFPNLLVNGSAGIAVGMATNIPPHNLREVAEGVRWHLDNPEASKEELLAALLTRVKGPDFPTGATILGHRGIEEAYRTGRGSITMRAVVEVEEIQGRICLVVTELPYQVNPDTLAKKIADLVRENRVQGIADIRDETSGRTGQRLVIVLKRDAVAKVVLNNLYKHTQLQDTFGANMLALVDGVPRTLSLDAFIRHWTTHQLDVIVRRTSFRLRKAEEQIHIYRGYLKALDALDEVIALIRRSPDADEARSGLMALLDIDEVQANAILTLQLRRLAALERQRILDEYAKLEQEILGYRAILESPERQRGIVREEMDEIVDKYGDERRTTILPFDGEVSVEDLIAEEEMVVTITRGGYAKRTRSDNYRAQRRGGKGVRGAQLREDDIVDHFFVTTTHHWLLFFTNLGRVYRAKAYELPEGGRDAKGQHVANLLAFQPGEKIAQVLDLRDYEQAEFLVLATKRGLVKKTRLAEYDSNRSGGVIAINLREDEDGLPDELVSARIVDSVNDLILVSRKGQSLRFTATDEALRPMGRATSGVTGMKFRADDELLAMDVVREEAFLFTVTQGGIAKRTALTVENYRVQGRGGLGIKVANLPEANGDLVGALVTDADDEVLVIMERGKIVRSATSEVNATGRTTQGVIFAKPDNGDRIIAVARNIERHLGDEAGTVGESGEPDVTTSAALEDTSATTAPDAPVADETSEEDA from the coding sequence GTGACTGAGCTGACCGGCGACAACATCGAGCACGGCCGCATCGACCAGGTGGACCTGCAGCTCGAGATGCAGCGGTCCTACCTGGACTACGCGATGGCCGTCATCGTGGGCCGCGCGCTCCCGGACGTCCGCGACGGCCTCAAGCCGGTGCACCGCCGCGTCCTGTACGCCATGTACGACGGCGGCTACCGGCCCGACCGGCAGTTCTCCAAGTGCTCGCGCGTCGTCGGCGACGTCATGGGCAAGTACCACCCGCACGGCGACACGGCGATCTACGACGCCCTGGTCCGCCTGGTGCAGGACTGGTCGCTGCGGTACCCGCTGGTCGCCGGCCAGGGGAACTTCGGCTCCCCCGGCGACGACCCGGCCGCCGCCCCGCGGTACACCGAGTGCAAGATGGCGCCGCTGGCCATGGAGATGGTCCGGGACATCGACGAGGACACCGTCGACTTCCAGGACAACTACGACGGCCGCACCCAGGAGCCGTCGATCCTGCCGTCGAGGTTCCCGAACCTGCTGGTCAACGGCTCTGCCGGCATCGCGGTCGGCATGGCGACCAACATCCCGCCGCACAACCTGCGCGAGGTCGCCGAGGGTGTCCGCTGGCACCTGGACAACCCCGAGGCGTCGAAGGAGGAGCTGCTCGCCGCGCTGCTCACCCGCGTGAAGGGCCCCGACTTCCCCACCGGCGCCACGATCCTCGGCCACCGGGGCATCGAGGAGGCGTACCGGACCGGCCGCGGGTCGATCACGATGCGCGCCGTCGTCGAGGTCGAGGAGATCCAGGGCCGGATCTGCCTCGTCGTCACCGAGCTGCCCTACCAGGTCAACCCGGACACCCTGGCCAAGAAGATCGCCGACCTGGTCCGCGAGAACCGCGTCCAGGGCATCGCGGACATCCGCGACGAGACCTCCGGCCGAACCGGCCAGCGCCTGGTCATCGTGCTCAAGCGCGACGCCGTCGCCAAGGTCGTGCTGAACAACCTGTACAAGCACACCCAGCTGCAGGACACCTTCGGCGCCAACATGCTCGCGCTGGTCGACGGCGTCCCCCGCACGCTCAGCCTCGACGCCTTCATCCGGCACTGGACCACCCACCAGCTCGACGTCATCGTCCGGCGGACCAGCTTCCGGCTGCGCAAGGCCGAGGAGCAGATCCACATCTACCGCGGCTACCTCAAGGCGCTGGACGCGCTCGACGAGGTCATCGCGCTCATCCGCCGCTCCCCCGACGCCGACGAGGCACGCTCGGGCCTGATGGCGCTCCTGGACATCGACGAGGTCCAGGCCAACGCGATCCTCACCCTGCAGCTGCGCCGCCTGGCCGCCCTGGAGCGCCAGCGCATCCTCGACGAGTACGCCAAGCTCGAGCAGGAGATCCTCGGCTACCGGGCGATCCTCGAGTCGCCCGAGCGCCAGCGCGGGATCGTCCGCGAGGAGATGGACGAGATCGTCGACAAGTACGGCGACGAGCGCCGCACGACGATCCTGCCGTTCGACGGCGAGGTGTCGGTCGAGGACCTCATCGCCGAGGAGGAGATGGTCGTCACCATCACCCGCGGCGGCTACGCCAAGCGGACGCGCTCGGACAACTACCGGGCGCAGCGCCGCGGCGGCAAGGGCGTGCGCGGCGCGCAGCTGCGCGAGGACGACATCGTCGACCACTTCTTCGTGACGACGACGCACCACTGGCTGCTCTTCTTCACGAACCTCGGCCGCGTCTACCGCGCCAAGGCGTACGAGCTGCCGGAGGGCGGGCGAGACGCCAAGGGCCAGCACGTCGCGAACCTGCTGGCGTTCCAGCCGGGCGAGAAGATCGCCCAGGTCCTGGACCTGCGGGACTACGAGCAGGCCGAGTTCCTGGTCCTCGCGACCAAGCGCGGCCTGGTCAAGAAGACCCGCCTGGCGGAGTACGACTCCAACCGCTCCGGCGGCGTCATCGCGATCAACCTGCGCGAGGACGAGGACGGCCTGCCCGACGAGCTGGTGTCGGCGCGGATCGTGGACTCGGTCAACGACCTGATCCTGGTGTCCCGCAAGGGCCAGTCGCTGCGGTTCACCGCCACCGACGAGGCGCTGCGCCCGATGGGCCGGGCCACGTCCGGCGTCACCGGCATGAAGTTCCGCGCCGACGACGAGCTGCTCGCGATGGACGTCGTCCGCGAGGAGGCGTTCCTGTTCACGGTGACCCAGGGCGGTATCGCGAAGCGCACCGCCCTCACCGTGGAGAACTACCGGGTCCAGGGCCGCGGCGGCCTCGGCATCAAGGTCGCCAACCTCCCCGAGGCGAACGGCGACCTGGTCGGCGCGCTGGTCACGGACGCGGACGACGAGGTCCTGGTCATCATGGAGCGCGGCAAGATCGTCCGCTCCGCGACCTCCGAGGTGAACGCCACGGGCCGCACGACCCAGGGCGTCATCTTCGCCAAGCCCGACAACGGGGACCGGATCATCGCGGTCGCGCGGAACATCGAGCGTCACCTCGGTGACGAGGCGGGTACCGTGGGTGAGTCGGGCGAGCCGGACGTGACCACGTCCGCGGCCCTCGAGGACACCAGCGCCACCACAGCTCCGGACGCCCCGGTGGCTGACGAGACCTCCGAGGAGGACGCGTGA
- a CDS encoding DLW-39 family protein: protein MKKLLLLAAVAAAGYVLWTRYAAERDDRDLWAEVTDSVE, encoded by the coding sequence ATGAAGAAGCTGCTGCTCCTCGCGGCGGTCGCTGCCGCGGGTTACGTCCTCTGGACGCGGTACGCCGCCGAGCGCGACGACCGCGACCTGTGGGCCGAGGTCACCGACTCGGTCGAGTAG
- the recF gene encoding DNA replication/repair protein RecF, producing the protein MYVSHLSLTDFRSYHQVDLTFEPGITALVGPNGQGKTNLVEAIGYVSTFSSHRVPTDAPLVRAGASAAVVRSRIVRAQDDGSERALVIEAQLGSGRSNRVKLNGAPSRARDVVGALRSVLFAPEDLALVKGDPDGRRRFVDELAVQVTPRLAGVFSEYDRVVKQRTALLKSAAGFRGSRSNLDLSTLDVWDAKLAELGAHVIVARQAVVAALDPYVGDAYERVSDGQGAAQVGYRSSLAAALAGADADRDTLPPAAGPAQPGADSATPARAVEAQMLEALARVRPKELERGVCLVGPHRDDLVLTLGDLPAKGYASHGESWSVALALRLASYELLTNGPRAGTTEDAAQLWVADSGPDGEPVLMLDDVFAELDAKRRERLAEMVAGARQVFVTAAVPGDVPERLAGSRYDVLASEVARVA; encoded by the coding sequence ATGTACGTCTCGCACCTGTCCCTGACGGACTTCCGGTCGTACCACCAGGTCGACCTCACCTTCGAGCCCGGGATCACCGCGCTCGTCGGGCCGAACGGGCAGGGCAAGACCAACCTCGTCGAGGCGATCGGCTACGTCTCGACGTTCTCCAGCCACCGCGTGCCGACCGACGCCCCGCTCGTGCGAGCCGGGGCGTCGGCGGCCGTGGTGCGCTCGCGCATCGTGCGCGCGCAGGACGACGGCTCGGAGCGCGCGCTGGTCATCGAGGCGCAGCTCGGCTCCGGCCGGTCGAACCGCGTGAAGCTCAACGGCGCGCCGTCCCGCGCCCGCGACGTGGTGGGCGCGCTGCGCTCGGTGCTGTTCGCGCCCGAGGACCTGGCGCTCGTCAAGGGCGACCCGGACGGGCGCCGGCGGTTCGTCGACGAGCTGGCGGTGCAGGTGACGCCGCGGCTCGCGGGTGTGTTCTCCGAGTACGACCGGGTCGTGAAGCAGCGCACCGCCCTGCTCAAGTCCGCGGCCGGGTTCCGGGGGTCCCGGTCGAACCTCGACCTCAGCACACTCGACGTCTGGGACGCCAAGCTCGCGGAGCTCGGGGCGCACGTGATCGTCGCCCGGCAGGCCGTGGTCGCCGCGCTCGACCCCTACGTCGGGGACGCGTACGAGCGGGTCAGCGACGGGCAGGGCGCCGCGCAGGTCGGCTACCGGTCCTCCCTCGCCGCGGCGCTGGCCGGCGCGGACGCCGACCGCGACACGCTGCCGCCCGCCGCCGGCCCCGCCCAGCCCGGCGCGGACTCCGCCACGCCCGCCCGCGCCGTCGAGGCCCAGATGCTCGAGGCGCTCGCCCGGGTCCGGCCCAAGGAGCTCGAGCGCGGGGTGTGCCTGGTCGGGCCGCACCGCGACGACCTGGTGCTCACGCTCGGGGACCTGCCCGCCAAGGGGTATGCGAGCCACGGCGAGTCCTGGTCCGTCGCCCTGGCCCTGCGGCTCGCGTCCTACGAGCTGCTGACGAACGGCCCGCGGGCCGGCACCACCGAGGACGCCGCACAGCTGTGGGTCGCGGACTCCGGGCCGGACGGCGAGCCCGTGCTCATGCTGGACGACGTGTTCGCCGAGCTCGACGCGAAGCGGCGCGAGCGGCTGGCCGAGATGGTGGCCGGCGCGCGGCAGGTGTTCGTCACGGCGGCGGTCCCGGGCGACGTGCCCGAGCGGCTGGCCGGCTCGCGCTACGACGTGCTGGCGTCGGAGGTCGCCCGTGTCGCCTGA